A region of the Chryseobacterium cucumeris genome:
CGACAATATCTGGGCGGCTGTAGGATTTGGAATCCTGTGGGGTCTGATGATCTTCAATCTTGACCGTTATATTGTTTCTTCCATCAAAAAAACAGGAACATGGTGGAATCAGATTCTGATGGCTATTCCGCGTCTCATCCTTGCTACGTTCCTGGGAATTATTATTTCCAAACCTTTAGAACTTAAAATTTTTGAAAAAGAAGTCAACAAACAGCTGAATACCATTATTCAAAGAAATAAAAAACAACTGCAGGGTGAAATGAACGGGCGAATTCTTCAGCAGAGCGGTCCTTTTGAAACAGAAAAGCAGCAGATTTCAGGAAAAATCGCTCAGTATCAGCAGGCATATGATTCGGCTTCGGTAGAGCTTGAGAAAGAAATTCTGGGTAAGCAATCCGGACTTACCAGTGGAAAAGAAGGCTATGGTCCCAATGCAAAACGTAAACAGCAACTGAAGGAGCAACGCAGACTTGATCTGGAAAATTATCAGAAACAAGCGGCTCCAAGGCTGGAATATTTAGACAAAGAAATATCGAAGGTATACACAAATCTGGAAACGGAAAGAAAATCTACAGAAACATTTGAAGATAAATTCAATGGTTTTGCAGCAAGGCTTCAGGCTTTGGACGAACTTGGTAAGAATTCTGCCATCATTGGGCTTGCAGCCACTTTTATCATGGGATTGTTTATCTGCCTTGAGATTTCTCCGGTTCTGGTAAAACTGATTTCTCATATAGGACCCTATGATTATCTTTTAGAAAAAACAGAAAATGATTTCAGGCTGTATTCTAAAGAAAAAATTGAAAAAGGAAATGCATTGACTGATTTCAGAATCGATGATTTTAAAGATAATCTTAAACATTAAAATGATCATTTAATACATTATTAGCTGTTAAATATTAGAGAAAAAATCTATAATAAATCAATTTTCAATAAATAAAATCTAACCTTTTGTTATATAACGAAAGGTTTTTCTTTTAATCAAGCATTTTATGTAAAATATTTTCTAATTTTATACTACTTAAAATTCTTGCTATCATGAAAAACTTAATTTTTGCATGTACACTGCTGATATGCAGTGCATTTGTTCCCGCTCTAAAAGCACAGGCATCAGAACCATTTTTAGGGCAAATAGCCTTTGTACCTTATAATTTTGCTCCAAAATACTGGGCAGAATGTAATGGGCAGCTTCTGCCCATCGCGCAAAATCAAGCACTTTTTTCACTGTTAGGAACCACTTATGGAGGAAACG
Encoded here:
- a CDS encoding DUF4407 domain-containing protein codes for the protein MKTNQQTINQGTHTINWFQKFLMVCSGGNIHILRKTPSEWNKFSGIGGIVLFTAVFATLSAGYAMYTVFDNIWAAVGFGILWGLMIFNLDRYIVSSIKKTGTWWNQILMAIPRLILATFLGIIISKPLELKIFEKEVNKQLNTIIQRNKKQLQGEMNGRILQQSGPFETEKQQISGKIAQYQQAYDSASVELEKEILGKQSGLTSGKEGYGPNAKRKQQLKEQRRLDLENYQKQAAPRLEYLDKEISKVYTNLETERKSTETFEDKFNGFAARLQALDELGKNSAIIGLAATFIMGLFICLEISPVLVKLISHIGPYDYLLEKTENDFRLYSKEKIEKGNALTDFRIDDFKDNLKH